ATATTCCACCACAGGGTTGGAATACGCTGTGTATGCCTGCAATCATGCATTTTCATGTCAGCTACCCAGACATTTTCATGTTGGCTACTAAGAGCTGCTATTAACCTTTAGAGCAGCCAAGGCACACACTGGTTTTATTAGAGTTAGGAAATGATTGGTGTCAGCATCTCTGACAAGGTGTggtaaaaagtgaaattatatAAACTCACACTGAGCCAGACACTTTAAAAACTTTAGTGCTGTGCAAAGAATCTATATTCATCATTTTGTTCCTCCTTTGGGTTCCTGTGGCCTGTGTCTATTATCATGTTTCAGTATCTAAATAACTCAAAACTGGATTATTAGAGAAACAatacataaataacataaataacaccTAATGATGGATGTAACAGACCAACACCAGCCTGCAGCAAGGGCATAACTTTGACCAACctgtacatttaatttaatgctaAGATCAAAGAGCAAAAAAAGGTTACTTCAGGGTTTTTTAAGGTTACCACAAGCtcagcacattttaaaagaacCATGTCTAAGAAGTGTTCAGTAAAAGCAATAAGATTTGTGTTACAGGAATGAAAGAAAACCAAGTGGCTGTCAGAGCAGTCCAGGAATGCTGACCTGCTGGTTTGCAGGTGGCAGGGATGTTTGTGCTTGCCCTCTGTGCTTTACAGGAAACCTACAGATGGTCTAAACATACGCTGGTATTAATCTGTCAGCTTGGTTTGTGGTCTGCAAGAGGAGGCTCTCTGCCATGCAGGTGTTCTAAGGCTGTTTGTGGCAACCAGAGAGTCAATGGTCTCCACATGGTCAGAAGAAGAAAGCTTCACATTCCCAAGGTCACACACCACCCCCGCTGTAATTGTCACTCTTCGTCTTAGGTGGAATTGTGAAAAGAATGCCCCAATGTCCTCTGAGAGCAGAGGGGCTAAAATGGGTCAGAAGCAGCAACAGGGTTGGAAGTGGTCTTTTGTTAGGGGCAACAGAAGAAGGTTAATTGCTTTTTAGTGGGATACTATAATATTTCAGTCCAGCTATGGTCCCCAGTGGGTGTATGTGGGTATGTCATGGGACTTTGTTAATGAATATATCCCGAATGGCAAGGTCAAACCAGAAAAGTGACTATCCAATAGAATTCTGcatgtgtttctatgtgttCTACATTAAGAAGAACTATGTGAAAATGTTATGTGCCTGGAAAGTGAATTCtgagtaaaaaatatatttgtttttttccctctgtctgttttttttttagagaccACCTATTTGATACCTGATTCTATTCTGCACCCAGCTCCTACTCCCACAGAAGCCGCAGTGCCAGGGTGGTATCATGGGGATGAAAGGCTTCTTCTTAGGCTGCATGACCATGGCCCTGCTCTTTGAGCTCTCCACCACTGGCCTGGTCAAGAAGGTAATCCGCCACCGTAGAGACACACTGATGCCCAAGAAAACCCAGGAGAACCTCACCATGCCCCACCCTGACCAGCCAGTAGTGTTCAACCACGTCTACAACATCAAcgtcccctcctcttctctctgctccgTGGACCTCGACTCGCCTGGTGGCACTGAGCCCAAGCACAAAAATGTCCCAATGGACATGCAGAACACCGAGCACATAGAGCACACGGAGGATGGCGACAACCAGATTGTCTTCACACACCGCATCAGTATCCCCAAGCAGGCATGTGGCTGCGACAACCAGCTGCCAGACATCAAAGATATCCTGAACAGGCTGGAGATGCTGGAGTCTGAGCTGTCAAGTCTGAGAGAGCAGTGTAGCAGTGGGGCAGGCTGCTGTGGATCTCAGGTTACAGGTAAGTCTATACCTATACCTGTATGTGCTGTTGTACTGTAATTAATGTGTTGTAATGccagtgtgtttttagtttaCTATACCTGCAGTCAAATCAATAAGGGAACCAATGGAGCCAATTTTGCAAAAGTTGCACGGGCAATAATTTCTGAAAGACCATAGTAATGGCTTTGCATCTTTTAGCCCATTTACTACAAACTGACTGTATTTTACATTCCAAagcattttccattttcattcattttattacgATATGCAAAtcaacatttaaagacattaaagtaGGTTgtttgcaaatgaaaaaaaatgttaatatttaaatatatcactataactgattgtttttctttgctgcatgAAAATAACGGACCTCTGATTTATCAGAATCTAACACTGACAaactttgtaataaaaaaaatgaccatTATCCTTTCCAAAATGTCCAAGTTTCTTGCTGTTAGTATCCTATCACTACTTGAATTTGAATAACGCAAAGCTTTTTAGCAGCTGACTGTTAGTTATGAGTTGTTCACCGCATTCACCATTGGAGGAAGTTTAGAAACTTGTAACCGTCATACCACTTGATATTAGTGTAAACTGTCAAACTATAAAGTAGTTCTTTCTTGCCTTCACCAGGTGAAGTATCTACAAAGCCCTACTGTAACGGACATGGGAACTGGAGTGCTGACACCTGCAGCTGCATATGTGAGCCTGGTTGGAAGGGCCCCAACTGCACTGAACCTGAGTGCCCCAACGACTGCCAGGACCAAGGCCGGTGTGTGGATGGCAAATGTGAATGCTTTGAAGGCTTTGGTGGGGACGACTGTGGTATTGAGCTCTGCCTGCTGGACTGTGGTGACTATGGCCACTGTGTTGAAGGCTCCTGCCTCTGTGAGGAGGGCTTCATCGGTGAGGACTGCGCCCAGACCAACTGCCTCAACAACTGCCTGGGCCGCGGACGCTGTGTGGACGATGAGTGTGTTTGCGATGAGCCATGGACGGGTTTCGACTGCTCTGAGCTCATCTGTCCAAACGACTGCTATGACCGTGGACGCTGCATCAATGGCACCTGCTACTGTGACGAGGGCTTCACTGGAGAAGACTGTGGCGAGCTCACTTGTCCTGGCAACTGTAACAACCGTGGCATGTGCGTAaatggtcagtgtgtgtgccagaTTGGCTACAGTGGAGAGGATTGCTCAAAGCTTACCTGTCCCAAAAACTGCAATGAGAGAGGTCATTGCTTCAATGGGAAGTGCATCTGTGATCCTGGATTTGAAGGTGAAGATTGCTCCATCCTCTCATGCCCTGACAACTGCAGTAACAGGGGCCAGTGCATTAATGGACAGTGTGTATGCGACGTAGGATACCAAGGCGAAGACTGCAGTGAGCTCTCCTGTCTTAACAATTGCCAAGACCGTGGCCACTGCGTTAACGGACAGTGCGTATGTGACAAAGGCTTTGCTGGGGAGGACTGCAGCATCAAGACCTGTCCAAAAGATTGTATGGGACGTGGTGAGTGTGTGGATGGCAAGTGCGTGTGCTTCGTTGGCTTCAAGGGGAAAGACTGCGGCGAGCTGACTTGCCCCAATGACTGCCTGGACCGTGGTCACTGTGTGAATGGGCAATGTGTCTGTCATAAGGGTTTTGCCGGTGAGGACTGCAGTGAGAAGACATGTCCCAAAAACTGTCTTGACCGAGGTTACTGCGTCGATGGCGAATGTGTATGTTATGAAGGTTTTACTGGGCCAGACTGCTCAATACTGACCTGTCCAGAGGACTGCCTGAACCAGGGACGCTGCGAGAAcggagtgtgtgtatgtgacgaGGGATTCATTGGAGAGGATTGCTCTCAGGGTAAGGTAGACTGTGCAATGCATAGTGTGTAGCTTTCAACAGGTTCATAACAGCGttttaatagaataaaataaaattcttcgACATGTCTTAGATGCTACAGTCTACAGGATTTTATTCCATGTTTGCCACAGTCCTTTAATCCTTTTTTGGTAACTTGGAGGCAGTACTTAAAATGACGAGTTTACAGTACATCAGCCTGTAAAGTTGATTTTTATTGCctgtttacacatccagcagacacattATCAGGAGATTATAGAGTCTTGTTCCTGGTGAGCGAAATATAGCAGTCTAATGTTTACTGTACTCCTTTTTGAGACGAACACCTAAATCTCTGACTGAATTAGcttctaaatgctccactatgttaaAAATATAGTTGCTAACATAAGATGATGATTTACTTTTATGaaatttattttgtagtttatcTGATTTTTTCTCAGGTTTAGTGAAAGAATTGGAATAATTGAATGCCTTTAGTTGGTTGGCAGAGTGATGTGAGGTAGAACAGTGAGGTGATTATCAGTGTTCTTTGTGCATTACTCAAAGTCTAAAAGTCATTTAATTCAGTAACAGTCAAGTTTATAGTTAACGCTAAGAGTAACCAGTGTTACACTAACTTTGTCTATCTCTATGGAGCTTGTGAGAGTAGTGAGTCTGAACCAAAACATTACAGTTAGCTAAAAGATGTAATTTCACACAttgctttattgatttttgcagcttttaattaaaacaacgTACACGCAGCTTGATTTTAAATAGACACAACCGAGCTGACCTTTTGTGCCATAGACTATACTATATAACAACAATAGCATCCAGAGACATTACATAATGTAAATATCTATATGGCACTGAATCATGCATTCAATGTTCAGATTTACTTAAATTATGAGATAATATAAAGGCCATTCCAAATGAATCAACTCAGTGTTATCTCATCTGCTATATAAAAATGTTGCTGTAAAAGTGTACCAAATCAATGAACCATTGGCACATTTCTTACCTTTCATTTCTCAGGGGAAAACTCATGTGATtatattacaaatgttttaaaaccatCAATACAAATCACTGATTTTCAGTGTGTCTTCACAGTCTCACCACCCAAGGACCTAACAGTGGTGGAGGTCACCCCAGAGACAGTGGACCTTTCCTGGGAAAATGAGATGCGTGTTACTGAGTACCTGATCACATATGTGCCGACTGCCCCTGGAGGTCTTGAGCTAGACATGCAGGTGCCCGGGGACCAGAAGATGGCCACTATTCGGGAGCTTGAACCTGGTGTGGAGTATCTGATCAGCGTCTATGCTGTGCTTAACAACAAGAAGAGTGTTCCTGTCAGCGCTAGGGTGGCTACACGTATGTCAATCTTCTTGTGTAACAGTTTAAAAAAGTGTATATATCTAGATGAAATAAAGTCAAAGTTTTATTCTATGCCTCCCAGATCTGCCTGAGCCTGAGGGACTCAAGTTCAAGTCAGTGCGGGAGACATCAGTGGAGGTACAGTGGGACCCGTTGAACATTCCCTTTGATGGATGGAATCTCATCTTCAGAAACACAGTGAGTCTTGCTCTCCAATATGTAAATTAAAGGAGCCTCTGTATTTCAGGATGGCATTGAAAACTAGAGCTTACCACAGCCTACATCATTATCCCTATTTTCCTCTGGAAGAAACCGTATATGACCTAGTGCTGATCCCTTACTTCAAATTCAGTAATTGCCTAATGTGCATACACGAGGATCAGGATGACTATCCTGTGGAAAATGGTTTAGTCAggccaaaatataaaaacacagcagttcgAACTCTTAGCATGTCCTGACATGGCGAATATTACTCTGTTTAacactttattttcctttttgaaTGAAGAAACTTTCATAGAATCTTTAGAAACATGGAATCTTTTTCAAACACTACTGGGATCTAGTCAAAGCCACACTCTATTAAACTGAGTCCCCTGTCAACTCTTAAGTCCAAACGCCACCCAGAGCGCCATTATGTATGATTTGGCAGTTTTTTCCTCCCACTCCCACTAGTCTTTGTAGTAGTTGATGACTGGTGTTTTCGGTGCtggcagaaagaggaggatggCGAGATTCTTAACTCCCTTGGCCGTCCAGAGACCACCTTTGAGCAGTCGGGTCTGGGCCCTGGCCAGGAGTACGAGGTCAAACTGGAGGTGGTGAAGAACAACAAGCGCGGACCGCCTGCCTCCACGAATGTCATTACAAGTAAGTGTTCACGCTGCTAACTGGCTTATCATGCTTTTGTTTTAGACTTACAGGAATGGTCACTTTGCAGCAGGATGCATACAGACTTATACAGAGTTATACAGAGTTTGCAATCGGTTCTCCAAGTTAACCCTGCACTGTATTATTTGCCTTTTGTCCTATGAGGTAGAGTTGAATTGTGTGGTATGAATGTATGCCAGAGGCAAAAAAGAATTGTTACAACATTGTGAATAGGTAGTCCTCAACTGCTGACTGCCTGTGTAGACTTCATCATATGTTATATAATTTATACATTGGAGGGATATACCCCTCGATTATGGGTTCTAGTAAGGCAGATAGAAATTGATTACAATGCTAAGAATTCAAGATATATATCAAACAATTGTAATCTCAGCCTCTTGGTATTGATTGTAACCACTGTATTCAGACACATGCAGGAGAATAAGCCTAAACGGCCCTTTCACCATTCCGGCCCAGTGCTGCAGATTTAGTGTGTGATTTTCCAGAAATAGAGCTTATTGTGGGATAAATTGTCACTTGGAGCCGTCAACATTAAATGCACAAAACAGGTTGTCACCTCCATACCTTGTGTAGATTCATTGGTTCTGTATCAGGGTTGTCCATTTTGCAGCCCCCAACGGAGTATTGAAAACAGTCTGACATATTATGTCAGGTTGAGTGATTATCTCATtagatttcattgttttgttgtgattCAGTGAAGGTAGTAAAAAGAGATATGGATTTCCAACTCTATTGGCAAGTTATGAGATACCTCCATAGCTCCACCAAGTCATAAAACTCAATGGCGTGTAACACTCTGAGGAACTCAGGGATGGGGATTAGtaaaaagagggaaaacaggGCTGCATTTGTGACTTCACCTGCCAGACCCACCACCAACTGCCAGGCTATTTTTAGGTGCCGACAATGGGAGTAGGTTAAAACCGCGCTCCAACTCTTGATAAAGttgttaaatgtatatttatataagtGAGCCTTGGATACCAGCATCTCTGAAACTTAAACCTGGGCCTGCTGTTACCCCTGGGAGACTTCTTTTTCAGCAAAGTAGATTCAACAGGCACAGCAATGTTCACCACATTCAGCACAGCGATTAATAACTGGCAGGTCCATGTAGCAGTGGCTCAGGTCACTTCTATGTTTATTTATGGTGGGAAAATGGTCTGCACTTTGCCAGGACTAATAGAAGTTTATGCATGGAAATGTCATTAGAGGCCTATCATCACCTTTTCTTGTACACCCAGCAGTGAAAGCAGAGCTGGTATGTGCATTCAGATGGTTCTTGTTCAATTTCTGCAGTGTCATCTATAGTTGAACTACAGAAAAGGAAGTGCATTGAAAATGGCAGGGCTTTAATTTTATAGTATTTTGATGGTTGGTTCTTATGAGTAGCACACACTGTTCCATATGCTAAGAGGAAAATGTACCCTATACGCTCTAAATCCACTTTATGTGAATAAACAACCTGAAATATGACTTTATTCCGTCACACGTAAAAGTGACTGAAGATgcttttaaagaaatagttaGACTTCTTAGGAAATAGTTTTATTCACTGTCCAAGAATTGAATTGTGACTTTTGCCATTATCATGAGGTTGCTAGGAAACTACCTGATACTCAAGGAAGTCAGTGCCCCAGTCAGGAAATATCCCATCGCacaacccccccaaaaaaactacAACGGATAGCCAGATTTTAATACCCTTGGACAGcgccaggctagctgttttccccTGTTGCCTGGGCTAAACTAATCACCTCCATCAGCAAGAAATCGAAAAAGTGTAAATCCCAAATTTCTCAAACCCATGACATTCTCCGCCACACTATTTGCCAGAGATgtttacaaatattttttttcatggtcAGCAAGAGTTGGAGTTAGTCAGTGTGTATGGTTGTAAAAAAGGACTGGTGATTTTGCACACTGCTATTCAACACTGGTGGAAAAACAGgctgttttttcttcagcaTAAAATCCCCAATGGAGTTATTTTAAACAAACCTTGTAATGCAAGAAAAAGTGGGATGATTTTTTCCCCTATCTGCTGTTTATGCACTCATGCACACACGTGTACACTCACGTGTAAGCACTGCTTAGATAATGAGGTTCAGAGTTTTCTGTGTCGCTCAGACTTAATATCTCCTGTTACACCAGCTTGCCATTACATATCGTGGGATTTACATATTTGCATACCCTcgaccccccctccccccctccaaTTCAACCCACCATGCGTAGAAGGCACCTGTCAAGCAGACTCAGAGGGAAGCCGGCCTCCCAGGAGAATGGTATCGTGACCCCCCGAacaacacacatgcagcctCCTCAGAAGACGAATCTGCTCTCGAATGCAGATTCTTCATTTTATCAGTGCTGCACAGAGGGATGACTTTCTAAAGTTGCTTGCGTGTGACAAATCAATTTGAGCGCCGGTGAAAAGTGCCCTTCATGGCGCAGGGATTTGATTTGTAAATAGTTTGAATAACCCCATAAATGCAAGAGGgatgtcacatttttttccagCACCTGCATTGCTGAAATGACTATATTCATATACACCTTCATTCCTCCAGCCCTCCTGACACCAAGTTTTTTAAATCCAAACAGCAATCACAAGCTGACCATAAGCACAAATAACTTCTCACCTTGCACGCATTTCcactttttttatgttatacTCTCATGTAAATGAAATGGAATGTCTGCTATGTGAGTGTGAGCAAAAGACATTGAAATATTGCTAATAAGGGTCCTTTAACAATCTTCACTATGCCATCCCTTACTTCTCCAGTGATTGATGCCCCCAGCCAGGTGGATGTACGTGACGTGACGGACACCACAGCTCTGGTGAACTGGTTCCAGCCCGTGGCTGAGGTGGACGGGGTCACAGTCTCCTACGGCCCCAGCTCTAATCCTGCTGATCGCAACGTGGTGGAGCTGTCCTCCACTGACACGCAGTACCACCTGGGAGGCCTCACCCCCGACACCCAGTATGAGGTGTTTTTGACAGCTCGGAAGGGAGAACGGACAAGCATTCCTGTCTATGAGCCTTTCCACACAGGTTATTCTATACTAAtaatttgatgtgttttcaggCTAAAAGATAGATCTACAtctacatcacatcacatcacagagcCTTTACTGTTTATTATAGCCAAGTATAATGAGTGGGGCGGTAgaccacacacactttatttgcCTCTATGTTTATAAGGGAGGATATCCTGCTGATGTGCAGACGtggatgtctgtgtttttgaaggACCAACTTcaaaaaaagaggaataatGAGAGAATTCCCCCAATGACTCAACTTAAGAGTTAAGCCTAGATTAGAAACACAGTTAAATGCATGTCAGGGTAAGGTCTAAACTATCTAAAGGCCATGTCTTGTTATAGATCTGGATGCCCCCAGAGACCTGCAGACAGTGGAGCTGACGGATGAGAGCATCACTCTTGAGTGGAAGAACAGCCAAGCTCAGGTGGAGAACTACCGCATTAAGTATGGACCTCTGTCTGGAGGCGAACACGGAGAGCTGCTCTTCCCTCCGGGACCCAAGGACAGCACCCAGGCCAAGATCACTGGTACTGGATCCccgtagcacacacacacacacaaacatccattcAGGTTTACATTGCCACTATTAGCATACACATCTacatatgtatgcatatatacacTCAGTGGTTAGGTGTAGAACCTATGCTGACACTGTCACAGATGTTTTAGCATCTTAGCATAGTAGTGATGATGCATTATATTGGAGGTGTATCGAACAATCTGCTCCACTCATGTGTACATCATGTAACAACCATAGTAATATAACTGTGACCTCATTAATACACTTCTAATTTAATTTACACATTGTTACTAAAAAGTGAACATTATGAGCTTCATAAATGTTACGGCAGTGCTGCATTAGAATGTACCTCATAATCACTTACTAATGAGACCTTCTTTGACAAGAATTTACAAGTTGTTATTAATTTATAAATCATGATTACTAATACATTTATTAGTCACTAACAACTTCTGGGTTGACAGATTCTAAATGTAATATGTTGCTAATTTGTAATAAGCCATTCTCTACTCAGGGTTTATAAGTTAATAAATGATTTACTAATCCTTAATAGAAACCACCGGCTAATGAGAACAACCTTGTTTATGTTCATATCGGTGTATTACAGAGTTCACGGGATTTTGCAGTAATTAATTTATGACCCTGTGCCCACTCACCATGTCAGAGCAATTAGAGTAAGACTAGTCCTGATCGCAGCCTGAGTAAAAAGCCTCCTACTCAGCGAAACGAACGGGCTGTTTCGCAGCATACGtactcagtgttttcttttgtctgctttGAGTTCACATTAGCCCATTACCACTTTGCATCCAAATGACACAACTGAAAAGCGTCtgtgggaaagaaaaaaagacacaatgtgAAGTGTTTATTCTCCTTATTCTTAGGCAAGTGTTTGTGGTGCTTCCCTGTTAAAAGTGAGTCAGTGTTATATTCAGTCTGCTCATTTCCAAAATGGGTTGCCTTTGGTTTGTGTCGTGAAATGTTTGCCCCATCTACAAAAGGCCCACTTTATTAGAAAATCACCAGGGGGGTTTGGCATTCAGACTTTAAATGGAATAACACTGCCACTTGTTTCACTGTGAGAAACAAGAAAAGTAGCGCGTTTTTCATCTAGCTGCACCGCTGACATTATAAAGCCATGCTTTGAGGccgatgtgttttttttcccctcccgtTTGTTTCTACGCTATTTCCTACGGCATGGCAGGATTAGACAccatgagaaacaaaacaaaaaaaaagcttccaaAAAACGGGCTAATGGTGTCTTTGTCTGGCCCAATTCTTTGTCCTTGGGAGGCCCATCCCATGGAAATAAAGCACTTTGTCCATTCAGTGGACGTCCCCCTCCGctccacacacacctcagcacTTCTTTCACACAGTTATTATCTGTAATTGCCTTCACGCTCGTGATTTTATTGATAATGAGTTTCCTGGGCATTAGGTGTAATTTCATGCTGCAagactctgtgtgtgatgacctCTGTGGGAGTTAATAAAGGAATTAGAGGCGATCAGGCCGAAAGAGGGTTTAATTGTGGAGACCAAAGGGCCTCCAGTGCCTGCTGTATCATAGCAAGTAGTGTTTCTGCTCCGCAACAAGGGCCCTATAGATCCATCAATGGAAATACAACACTTATGTTCCACAGTGAGCACAGGTTTACCATGAAATGCAATTAGGTTGCAATCTATTGTGCAATCAAACCACATGAGAGCGTTTTTGTGTTTACCATAGGCTCTGGGGCCATTAGCTGAAACAGCTGGCCACTTGACTACAGAGCCTCCCCATCGTTCATTGGGTGACA
This genomic stretch from Larimichthys crocea isolate SSNF chromosome III, L_crocea_2.0, whole genome shotgun sequence harbors:
- the tncb gene encoding tenascin isoform X1 produces the protein MGMKGFFLGCMTMALLFELSTTGLVKKVIRHRRDTLMPKKTQENLTMPHPDQPVVFNHVYNINVPSSSLCSVDLDSPGGTEPKHKNVPMDMQNTEHIEHTEDGDNQIVFTHRISIPKQACGCDNQLPDIKDILNRLEMLESELSSLREQCSSGAGCCGSQVTGEVSTKPYCNGHGNWSADTCSCICEPGWKGPNCTEPECPNDCQDQGRCVDGKCECFEGFGGDDCGIELCLLDCGDYGHCVEGSCLCEEGFIGEDCAQTNCLNNCLGRGRCVDDECVCDEPWTGFDCSELICPNDCYDRGRCINGTCYCDEGFTGEDCGELTCPGNCNNRGMCVNGQCVCQIGYSGEDCSKLTCPKNCNERGHCFNGKCICDPGFEGEDCSILSCPDNCSNRGQCINGQCVCDVGYQGEDCSELSCLNNCQDRGHCVNGQCVCDKGFAGEDCSIKTCPKDCMGRGECVDGKCVCFVGFKGKDCGELTCPNDCLDRGHCVNGQCVCHKGFAGEDCSEKTCPKNCLDRGYCVDGECVCYEGFTGPDCSILTCPEDCLNQGRCENGVCVCDEGFIGEDCSQVSPPKDLTVVEVTPETVDLSWENEMRVTEYLITYVPTAPGGLELDMQVPGDQKMATIRELEPGVEYLISVYAVLNNKKSVPVSARVATHLPEPEGLKFKSVRETSVEVQWDPLNIPFDGWNLIFRNTKEEDGEILNSLGRPETTFEQSGLGPGQEYEVKLEVVKNNKRGPPASTNVITMIDAPSQVDVRDVTDTTALVNWFQPVAEVDGVTVSYGPSSNPADRNVVELSSTDTQYHLGGLTPDTQYEVFLTARKGERTSIPVYEPFHTDLDAPRDLQTVELTDESITLEWKNSQAQVENYRIKYGPLSGGEHGELLFPPGPKDSTQAKITGLRPGTEYGMGVTAVKNERESLPTTTNAVTALDGPKDLTVAEVTETTMMLEWKRPVAKLDSFRLVYVSADGHKAEEVVPGSTESHTLRGLTPGMLYTISITAERGRRTSAPTTISAPTEEEKPVVTNVTISDVSWDSFLLSWSADEGAFQAFLIEVTDAETGAEWQNHTVPADARSLAVSGLSPTTWYRANLYGLYRGAVLDPVFAETITEAEPEVQALLVSDVTPESFRLAWTAEEDSLDTFVIMVSQSEGPGQPRELVLGGEERSTVITDLTEDIEYKIEIFGLILGKRTKSVLEGVRTDLGSPKGIRFSDVTDTSATVHWVVPRARVDSYRVTYVPAHGGNAKTLTVDGSDSQTVLPNLTPGVTYKVTVVAVKGQRESEPGADSVTTALDKPRGLTAVNITDTEALLLWQPAIATVDGYVITYSADSVAPVMERVSGNVVEFQMSSLTPATHYTVKVYAVRDLAKSAATTTEFTTDVDAPHDLAATNIQTESGMLTWKPPRADITGYILSFESADGTVREVVLSPTAVSYNMAQLSASTEYSVKLQAIAGPKRSRVITTVFTTTGVLYRYPRDCSQALLNGDTISGLYTIYLGGDESQPIQVYCDMSTDGGGWIIFLRRQSGKLEFFRNWKNYTAGFGDMNDEFWLGLSNLHKITAGGQYELRVDLRDKDETAYAQYDKFSVSEPRTRYKVHVGGYSGTAGDSMTYHHGRPFSTYDHDNDIAVTNCALSYKGAFWYKNCHRVNLMGRYGDNSHSKGVNWFHWKGHEHSIEFAEMKIRPSNFRNLEGRRKRS
- the tncb gene encoding tenascin isoform X3; the protein is MGMKGFFLGCMTMALLFELSTTGLVKKVIRHRRDTLMPKKTQENLTMPHPDQPVVFNHVYNINVPSSSLCSVDLDSPGGTEPKHKNVPMDMQNTEHIEHTEDGDNQIVFTHRISIPKQACGCDNQLPDIKDILNRLEMLESELSSLREQCSSGAGCCGSQVTGEVSTKPYCNGHGNWSADTCSCICEPGWKGPNCTEPECPNDCQDQGRCVDGKCECFEGFGGDDCGIELCLLDCGDYGHCVEGSCLCEEGFIGEDCAQTNCLNNCLGRGRCVDDECVCDEPWTGFDCSELICPNDCYDRGRCINGTCYCDEGFTGEDCGELTCPGNCNNRGMCVNGQCVCQIGYSGEDCSKLTCPKNCNERGHCFNGKCICDPGFEGEDCSILSCPDNCSNRGQCINGQCVCDVGYQGEDCSELSCLNNCQDRGHCVNGQCVCDKGFAGEDCSIKTCPKDCMGRGECVDGKCVCFVGFKGKDCGELTCPNDCLDRGHCVNGQCVCHKGFAGEDCSEKTCPKNCLDRGYCVDGECVCYEGFTGPDCSILTCPEDCLNQGRCENGVCVCDEGFIGEDCSQVSPPKDLTVVEVTPETVDLSWENEMRVTEYLITYVPTAPGGLELDMQVPGDQKMATIRELEPGVEYLISVYAVLNNKKSVPVSARVATHLPEPEGLKFKSVRETSVEVQWDPLNIPFDGWNLIFRNTKEEDGEILNSLGRPETTFEQSGLGPGQEYEVKLEVVKNNKRGPPASTNVITMIDAPSQVDVRDVTDTTALVNWFQPVAEVDGVTVSYGPSSNPADRNVVELSSTDTQYHLGGLTPDTQYEVFLTARKGERTSIPVYEPFHTDLDAPRDLQTVELTDESITLEWKNSQAQVENYRIKYGPLSGGEHGELLFPPGPKDSTQAKITGLRPGTEYGMGVTAVKNERESLPTTTNAVTALDGPKDLTVAEVTETTMMLEWKRPVAKLDSFRLVYVSADGHKAEEVVPGSTESHTLRGLTPGMLYTISITAERGRRTSAPTTISAPTDLGSPKGIRFSDVTDTSATVHWVVPRARVDSYRVTYVPAHGGNAKTLTVDGSDSQTVLPNLTPGVTYKVTVVAVKGQRESEPGADSVTTALDKPRGLTAVNITDTEALLLWQPAIATVDGYVITYSADSVAPVMERVSGNVVEFQMSSLTPATHYTVKVYAVRDLAKSAATTTEFTTDVDAPHDLAATNIQTESGMLTWKPPRADITGYILSFESADGTVREVVLSPTAVSYNMAQLSASTEYSVKLQAIAGPKRSRVITTVFTTTGVLYRYPRDCSQALLNGDTISGLYTIYLGGDESQPIQVYCDMSTDGGGWIIFLRRQSGKLEFFRNWKNYTAGFGDMNDEFWLGLSNLHKITAGGQYELRVDLRDKDETAYAQYDKFSVSEPRTRYKVHVGGYSGTAGDSMTYHHGRPFSTYDHDNDIAVTNCALSYKGAFWYKNCHRVNLMGRYGDNSHSKGVNWFHWKGHEHSIEFAEMKIRPSNFRNLEGRRKRS